A window of Haliscomenobacter hydrossis DSM 1100 contains these coding sequences:
- the argH gene encoding argininosuccinate lyase: MKLWQKSITAWSEVETFTVGRDREMDLYLAPYDIMGSLAHIEMLCSIGLLEKEEYSALAAALRQLYKDAIAGNFVIEEGVEDVHSQVEMLLTRMLGDMGKKIHSGRSRNDQVLVDLRLFLRAEIEALSGQIGELFDVLQTLSEKHKEVLLPGYTHLQVAMVSSFGLWLGAYAESLVDDLRQFQSAYQIINQNPLGSAAGYGSSFPLNRRMTTELLGFADLNYNVVHAQMGRGKTELFLAFALSGLGHTLNKLSMDVVLYLNQNFAFLSFPDELTTGSSIMPHKKNPDVFELLRAKSTQLAALPQQVSLLTGNLPSGYHRDFQLLKEVIFPAIETAKSCLSMLCFALPQMKPKINILDDDKYKYLYSVEVVNQLALEGVPFRDAYRQVGHDIENGTFNPDRTLNHTHEGSLGNLCTAEIREKWKRVWSGFGFEGVSERVEQLLK, from the coding sequence CACCTTATGATATCATGGGCTCTTTGGCGCACATTGAAATGTTGTGCAGCATTGGTTTATTGGAAAAAGAGGAGTACTCGGCTCTCGCAGCGGCCTTGCGTCAATTGTACAAAGATGCCATTGCCGGTAATTTTGTGATTGAAGAAGGGGTAGAAGACGTCCATTCACAAGTAGAAATGTTGCTGACGCGGATGCTGGGTGATATGGGTAAAAAAATCCACAGCGGGCGTTCGCGCAACGATCAGGTCTTGGTGGATTTGCGCTTGTTTTTGCGGGCAGAAATTGAAGCACTTTCTGGCCAAATTGGGGAACTGTTTGATGTTTTACAAACCCTTTCCGAAAAACACAAAGAGGTGTTACTGCCGGGGTATACCCACTTGCAAGTGGCGATGGTCTCTTCTTTTGGACTTTGGCTGGGTGCTTATGCCGAATCTTTGGTAGACGACTTGCGGCAATTTCAAAGTGCGTATCAGATCATCAACCAAAACCCCCTGGGTTCTGCCGCGGGTTATGGTTCTTCCTTCCCCCTCAATCGGCGCATGACTACCGAGTTATTGGGCTTTGCCGATCTCAATTACAACGTGGTGCATGCCCAAATGGGGCGTGGCAAAACCGAGTTGTTTCTGGCTTTTGCCTTGTCGGGCTTGGGCCATACCTTGAATAAACTCTCGATGGATGTGGTGCTGTACCTCAACCAAAACTTTGCTTTCCTCAGTTTTCCGGATGAATTGACTACCGGCTCCAGCATCATGCCCCACAAAAAAAACCCCGATGTATTTGAATTGCTGCGGGCAAAAAGTACCCAATTAGCGGCCCTACCCCAACAGGTGAGTTTGTTGACGGGCAACCTGCCGAGTGGTTACCACCGTGATTTTCAATTGCTGAAAGAAGTCATCTTTCCGGCCATCGAAACGGCAAAAAGTTGCCTGAGCATGCTTTGTTTTGCTTTGCCACAAATGAAGCCTAAAATAAATATTCTGGACGATGACAAATACAAATACCTCTATTCTGTAGAAGTAGTCAATCAACTTGCACTGGAAGGTGTGCCCTTCCGGGATGCCTACCGCCAGGTCGGACACGATATTGAAAATGGAACGTTCAATCCCGATCGCACCTTGAATCATACCCACGAAGGCAGCCTTGGCAACTTGTGTACCGCCGAAATTCGCGAGAAATGGAAGCGGGTGTGGAGTGGGTTTGGGTTTGAGGGGGTGAGTGAGCGGGTAGAACAATTGTTGAAGTAG